In Acinetobacter piscicola, a single window of DNA contains:
- a CDS encoding IS1-like element ISPa14 family transposase, with the protein MRITLEIKCPTCLSDSIKKNGIKVDGKQNYQCKDCKRQFIGDHALSYLGCHSGITRKILQLMVRGSGIRDIAEVERISIGKVLRTLTESTYQIQPKQSHYESLEVDEFWTFVGNKNNKQWLIYAYHRETGEIVAYVWGKRDLATVQRLKAKLKQLGIHYTRIASDHWDSFITAFKNCKQSIGKFFTVGIEGNNCKIRHRIRRGFRRSCNFSKKIENHFKAFDLTFFYINNGFI; encoded by the coding sequence ATGCGAATAACTCTAGAAATCAAATGTCCAACCTGCCTCAGTGACAGTATAAAGAAAAATGGCATCAAAGTAGATGGGAAACAAAACTATCAGTGCAAAGACTGTAAACGTCAGTTTATTGGTGACCATGCTCTGAGCTATCTAGGATGTCATTCAGGCATTACTCGAAAAATATTACAGTTGATGGTCAGAGGTAGTGGTATACGAGATATCGCTGAAGTTGAGCGAATCAGTATCGGTAAAGTTTTACGTACTTTAACCGAATCGACCTACCAAATTCAGCCTAAACAAAGTCATTATGAGTCTCTTGAAGTTGATGAGTTTTGGACTTTTGTGGGAAATAAAAATAATAAACAATGGCTTATTTACGCCTACCATCGAGAAACAGGTGAGATTGTTGCTTATGTTTGGGGTAAAAGAGACTTAGCTACAGTTCAACGATTGAAGGCAAAGCTTAAACAATTAGGTATTCACTACACCCGAATTGCAAGTGATCATTGGGACAGTTTCATAACTGCTTTTAAAAACTGCAAGCAAAGTATTGGTAAATTTTTTACTGTAGGTATTGAAGGTAATAATTGCAAAATAAGGCATCGAATTAGGCGCGGTTTTAGAAGGAGTTGTAATTTTTCAAAAAAGATTGAAAACCATTTTAAAGCTTTCGACTTAACCTTTTTTTACATCAATAATGGCTTCATTTAA
- the ruvB gene encoding Holliday junction branch migration DNA helicase RuvB: MQDRLISGSEKPEDHFDRAIRPTSLDDYIGQPVVREQMEIFIGAARGRGEALDHTLIFGPPGLGKTTLANIIAREMGGNLKSTSGPVLERAGDLAAMLTNLEEGDVLFIDEIHRLSPVIEEILYPAMEDYQLDIMIGEGPAARSIKLDLPPFTLVAATTRAGLLTSPLRDRFGIVQRLEFYSVEDLTHIVSRSASLMDVPTTSDGAKEIARRARGTPRIANRLLRRVRDYAQVKGTGEVTQEMAQRALDMLNVDKDGLDTLDRRYLSMLLERFDGGPAGVEALAAAMAEDSGTLEDVIEPYLIQQGYVMRTARGRIATNQAYLQFGLTPPEPKN; this comes from the coding sequence ATGCAAGACCGTTTAATCAGTGGTTCTGAAAAACCCGAAGATCATTTTGATCGCGCCATTCGTCCAACTTCACTCGATGACTATATTGGTCAGCCTGTGGTGCGTGAGCAAATGGAAATTTTTATTGGTGCAGCGCGCGGACGAGGTGAAGCCCTTGATCACACCTTAATTTTTGGACCACCGGGTTTAGGTAAAACCACACTCGCCAATATTATTGCCCGTGAAATGGGGGGCAATCTGAAATCTACTTCAGGTCCTGTATTGGAGCGTGCGGGTGATTTGGCAGCCATGCTGACCAATCTCGAAGAAGGTGATGTACTCTTTATTGACGAAATTCACCGCCTATCCCCTGTCATTGAGGAAATTCTCTATCCTGCGATGGAAGACTACCAACTCGATATCATGATTGGTGAAGGACCTGCGGCACGCTCCATCAAACTGGATTTACCACCATTTACCCTCGTTGCTGCAACAACACGAGCAGGTTTACTGACTTCGCCTTTACGTGATCGTTTCGGTATTGTGCAACGACTTGAGTTTTATTCGGTTGAAGATCTGACCCATATTGTTTCACGTTCTGCCTCTCTTATGGATGTACCTACAACTTCCGATGGTGCAAAAGAAATTGCTCGTCGTGCACGGGGTACACCTCGTATTGCAAATCGCTTATTACGTCGTGTCCGTGACTACGCACAAGTCAAAGGTACAGGCGAAGTCACACAGGAAATGGCGCAACGCGCTTTAGATATGCTCAATGTCGATAAAGATGGTTTAGACACATTGGATCGTCGTTATTTAAGTATGTTATTGGAACGTTTCGATGGCGGTCCTGCGGGTGTAGAAGCTTTAGCTGCCGCTATGGCGGAAGACTCTGGAACCTTGGAAGATGTGATTGAACCTTATTTGATTCAACAAGGTTATGTCATGCGTACTGCACGTGGACGGATTGCCACCAATCAAGCCTATTTGCAGTTTGGTCTGACACCACCCGAACCCAAGAACTGA
- the gltP gene encoding glutamate/aspartate:proton symporter GltP — MKKMKISLAWQIVIALFLGVIVGAFLHNSPEIRDDIVANFLQPLGKIFINLIKMIVIPLVLSMLILGIANAGDTKSVGKLGFKTIVYFEVITTVAIIVGLVAANIFQPGAGIDMSKLTTSDISQYQQTTQEVSEHAHGLVNTVLSLIPSNIFAAMNDGHMLPIIFFAVIFGIGLGSLAKETKQPLIDVLKAVSETMFKVTHMIMMFAPFGVFGLIAATVANFGFSSLVPLIKLALLVYGAIFFFIFIVLGFVAKFCGFSIWTIIKILKDELILAYSTASSETVLPRMMEKMEAYGAPKSITSFVVPIGYSFNLDGSTLYQSIAAIFIAQLYGIDLTLTQQVVLVLTLMITSKGIAGVPGVSFVVLLATLGSVGIPLEGLAFIAGIDRILDMARTVLNVIGNALAVLVISKWEGQFDTEKQKSYNFDATH, encoded by the coding sequence ATGAAGAAAATGAAAATTAGCCTTGCTTGGCAAATTGTTATTGCGCTCTTCCTCGGTGTTATCGTCGGGGCATTTTTGCACAATTCTCCTGAAATACGTGATGATATTGTTGCGAATTTTTTACAACCATTAGGTAAGATTTTTATTAATCTTATTAAAATGATTGTGATCCCACTTGTGCTGTCTATGCTGATTTTGGGCATTGCAAATGCTGGGGATACCAAAAGTGTAGGTAAATTGGGTTTTAAAACCATTGTCTACTTTGAAGTGATTACGACTGTAGCCATCATCGTTGGTTTAGTTGCAGCAAATATCTTCCAACCTGGTGCTGGGATTGATATGTCGAAGTTAACGACTTCTGACATTTCACAATATCAACAAACCACACAAGAAGTCAGTGAACATGCCCATGGCTTGGTCAATACTGTTCTTTCATTGATTCCGTCTAATATTTTTGCGGCAATGAATGATGGACATATGTTGCCCATCATCTTCTTTGCTGTGATATTCGGTATTGGTTTAGGTTCTTTGGCTAAAGAAACCAAACAACCACTAATTGATGTATTGAAAGCTGTTTCTGAAACCATGTTCAAAGTTACGCACATGATCATGATGTTTGCACCATTTGGTGTCTTCGGTTTGATCGCTGCAACCGTTGCTAACTTTGGCTTTAGTTCTTTAGTCCCACTCATTAAACTTGCATTATTAGTTTACGGTGCAATCTTCTTCTTTATCTTTATCGTGCTTGGTTTTGTTGCAAAATTCTGTGGTTTCAGTATTTGGACCATTATCAAAATCTTAAAAGATGAATTGATTCTAGCATATTCAACTGCAAGCTCTGAGACCGTTTTACCACGTATGATGGAAAAAATGGAAGCTTATGGTGCGCCGAAATCAATCACCAGTTTTGTTGTTCCGATCGGTTATTCATTTAACTTAGATGGTTCAACACTCTATCAAAGTATTGCTGCGATCTTTATTGCACAGCTTTACGGTATTGATTTAACGCTTACTCAACAAGTTGTTTTGGTATTGACCTTAATGATTACATCTAAAGGTATTGCTGGTGTACCGGGTGTATCTTTCGTTGTGCTATTGGCAACTCTCGGTAGTGTCGGTATTCCACTTGAAGGCTTAGCATTTATTGCAGGTATTGACCGTATTTTAGATATGGCACGTACTGTATTAAACGTCATTGGTAATGCATTGGCTGTTCTTGTCATCAGTAAATGGGAAGGTCAGTTCGATACAGAAAAGCAAAAATCTTATAACTTTGATGCAACACATTAA
- a CDS encoding KGW motif small protein, whose translation MIKTVNDQSIDRVALRQQGWKWFAVVLGLQMLIIITAYILA comes from the coding sequence ATGATTAAAACAGTTAATGATCAAAGTATAGATCGCGTTGCATTGCGCCAACAAGGATGGAAATGGTTTGCAGTCGTTTTAGGATTGCAAATGTTAATCATCATCACTGCTTATATATTGGCATAA
- a CDS encoding NADAR family protein — MTKIKFYSTQDEFGEFSNFAHFPIKLDGKIWHTTEHYFQAQKFADPQYQEKIRAERSPMIAARLGRDRKQKLRNDWESIKNNVMKKVLIAKFTQHEDLKNLLISTGEAKLIEHTENDAYWGDGGDGKGKNWLGLLLMQVRKEIAP, encoded by the coding sequence ATGACCAAAATTAAGTTTTATAGCACACAAGATGAATTTGGCGAGTTTTCCAACTTTGCACATTTTCCGATCAAACTTGATGGAAAAATATGGCACACCACTGAACACTATTTTCAAGCACAGAAATTTGCTGATCCACAATATCAAGAAAAAATTCGTGCGGAAAGATCTCCGATGATTGCAGCACGTCTAGGACGTGACCGTAAACAAAAGCTTCGCAACGATTGGGAATCTATAAAAAATAATGTGATGAAAAAAGTCCTGATTGCTAAATTTACTCAACATGAAGATTTAAAAAATTTGTTAATTTCTACAGGTGAGGCAAAGCTGATTGAGCATACAGAAAATGATGCTTATTGGGGCGATGGTGGTGATGGCAAAGGTAAAAATTGGTTAGGTCTTTTACTGATGCAAGTGCGCAAGGAAATTGCGCCTTAA
- the purL gene encoding phosphoribosylformylglycinamidine synthase, with amino-acid sequence MFIIAGAPAHSSFKQTQLLTRLSSISSVQSIESQWVYLFDQALSEQQQQSALQLLNDGASFDIRQAASDEVQILVTPRVGTISPWSSKATDIFANCNTPVHRLERGVLFTLKGISEVSDAVKQVLHDRMTESVFNQIDDATTLFSETEPKPLNAIDILGQGKDALVKANSEFGFALSDEEIDYLVAAFNKLGRNPHDIELMMFAQANSEHCRHKIFGSEWTIDGEVQPLSLFQMIKNTYKESPTDVLSAYKDNASVIVGFDTQRFYPKKDEATGHHVYKYKSQAAHILMKVETHNHPTAIAPFAGAATGSGGEIRDEGATGRGGKPKAGLTGFTVSNLNIPGFEQPWEENYGKPSRMASPLQIMIDGPLGGAAFNNEFGRPALNGYFRTFEQNVNGDVKGFHKPIMIAGGYGNIRPDHVEKDAIQPGDLLIVLGGPAMLIGLGGGAASSVDSGKLGENLDFASVQRENPEMERRCQEVIDACWRMEDFNPIVSVHDVGAGGISNAMPELVNDHELGAILDLRKIPSLEPGMSPMEIWSNEAQERYVLAIRPSSLELFESLCARERCPFAVLGEATEARQLTVNDPLFDNKAVDMPMQVMLGGTPRMSRSYETIERKGDDFTAAKVVDLKDAIFRVLKNPTVASKSFLITIGDRSITGMVARDQMVGRWQVPVADAAVTTTSLQGYTGEAMAMGERPPVALLNPAASARLSVAESISNIMSAKIDQISDIKLSANWMAAAGQQGEDQALFEGVKAIGMEMCPALGIAIPVGKDSLSMRTTWNDEGENKSVTSPMSGVITAFAPVTDVRKTLTPELKNEDSVLVRIDLSKGQFRLGGSILAQVYKAIGSVTPDVDSFDDFKAFFALVQDWNNRGLIKAYHDIGDGGLLATVAEMMFAARLGVALEDQSTESLFAEEIGAVLQISKADWAALADEVAASKLKDAIAVVGTVNDTDTLTVNGLSLSRAELQQAWTEVSHQIQRLRDNVETADQEYSLIANIEHKGLIALPTFDLNEPVEAPYINERRPNMMILREQGVNGHVEMAAAFDKVGFNTVDVHMSDLLSGRIDLDDFEGLVACGGFSYGDVLGAGGGWAKSVLFNPKLRDQFEKFFSRDNTFSVGICNGCQMLAQLAPLIPGADNWPRFRRNTSEMFEARVVNVKVEKSPSILLEGMEGSILPIAVAHGEGRAETSAENFASLNAGNQVILRYVDSLGNATQHYPLNPNGSPEAISGVTSKDGRATIMMPHPERNFRAIQHSWKPEEWTEDGAWLRMFRNARKFIG; translated from the coding sequence ATGTTTATCATTGCCGGTGCACCCGCACATTCTTCTTTTAAGCAAACACAACTATTAACACGTTTATCGTCTATCAGTTCTGTTCAATCAATAGAAAGCCAATGGGTCTATCTGTTTGACCAAGCGCTCAGCGAGCAGCAACAGCAATCTGCGTTACAGCTTTTAAATGACGGTGCTTCATTTGACATTCGCCAAGCTGCAAGTGATGAAGTGCAAATTTTAGTGACACCTCGTGTCGGTACGATTTCGCCGTGGTCATCAAAGGCAACTGATATTTTTGCCAACTGTAATACGCCTGTACACCGCTTAGAACGCGGTGTTTTGTTTACTTTAAAGGGTATTTCTGAAGTATCAGATGCAGTTAAGCAAGTTCTACATGACCGTATGACAGAAAGCGTATTCAATCAAATTGATGACGCAACTACATTATTCTCAGAAACTGAACCAAAACCGTTAAATGCCATTGATATTCTCGGTCAAGGTAAAGATGCATTAGTAAAAGCCAATTCTGAGTTTGGTTTTGCTTTATCTGATGAAGAAATTGACTACTTAGTTGCTGCATTTAATAAATTGGGTCGTAACCCACACGACATCGAACTGATGATGTTTGCTCAAGCGAACTCTGAACATTGCCGTCATAAAATTTTTGGTTCTGAATGGACAATTGATGGTGAAGTTCAACCATTGTCCTTGTTCCAAATGATTAAAAACACGTATAAAGAATCACCTACAGATGTCTTGTCAGCGTATAAAGATAATGCTTCTGTGATCGTAGGCTTTGACACACAACGTTTCTATCCGAAAAAAGATGAAGCGACAGGTCACCACGTTTATAAATACAAGAGCCAAGCGGCTCACATTCTCATGAAAGTGGAAACACATAACCATCCGACTGCGATTGCGCCATTTGCAGGTGCAGCAACAGGTTCAGGTGGTGAAATTCGTGATGAAGGTGCAACAGGTCGTGGTGGTAAACCAAAAGCTGGTCTAACAGGTTTTACCGTTTCAAACTTAAATATTCCAGGTTTTGAACAGCCTTGGGAAGAAAACTACGGCAAACCATCTCGTATGGCTTCACCTTTACAGATCATGATTGATGGTCCTTTAGGTGGTGCAGCATTTAACAACGAATTTGGTCGTCCTGCGCTCAACGGTTACTTCCGTACTTTTGAACAAAATGTCAATGGCGATGTAAAAGGTTTCCATAAACCAATCATGATCGCAGGTGGTTACGGGAATATCCGTCCTGATCACGTTGAAAAAGATGCCATTCAACCGGGTGATTTACTGATTGTACTCGGTGGTCCTGCAATGCTCATCGGTTTAGGCGGTGGTGCAGCGTCTTCTGTAGACAGCGGTAAACTCGGTGAAAACCTTGATTTCGCATCTGTACAACGTGAAAACCCTGAAATGGAACGCCGTTGCCAAGAAGTGATCGATGCATGTTGGAGAATGGAAGACTTTAACCCAATCGTATCTGTACATGATGTCGGTGCGGGCGGTATTTCCAATGCAATGCCTGAACTCGTAAATGATCACGAACTTGGTGCAATCCTTGACTTGCGTAAGATTCCGTCTTTAGAGCCGGGTATGTCGCCAATGGAAATCTGGTCAAACGAAGCACAAGAGCGTTATGTATTGGCGATTCGTCCAAGCTCTTTAGAATTGTTTGAATCATTATGTGCACGTGAACGTTGTCCGTTTGCTGTATTAGGTGAAGCAACTGAAGCACGTCAGTTGACTGTCAATGATCCATTGTTTGACAACAAAGCTGTGGATATGCCAATGCAAGTGATGCTTGGTGGTACACCGCGCATGAGCCGTTCATATGAAACCATTGAGCGTAAAGGTGATGACTTCACTGCTGCGAAAGTAGTGGATTTAAAAGACGCAATTTTCCGTGTTTTGAAAAATCCAACAGTTGCATCTAAATCATTTCTCATCACCATCGGTGACCGTTCAATCACAGGTATGGTTGCACGTGACCAAATGGTTGGTCGTTGGCAAGTTCCTGTTGCCGATGCAGCAGTGACAACCACAAGCTTACAAGGCTACACAGGTGAAGCGATGGCAATGGGTGAACGTCCACCTGTCGCATTGTTAAATCCTGCTGCTTCTGCACGTTTATCGGTTGCAGAATCGATTTCAAATATCATGTCTGCAAAAATCGACCAAATCAGTGACATTAAATTGTCTGCAAACTGGATGGCGGCTGCAGGTCAGCAAGGTGAAGATCAGGCACTGTTCGAAGGCGTAAAAGCCATTGGTATGGAAATGTGTCCTGCACTGGGTATTGCAATTCCTGTCGGTAAAGACTCATTGTCAATGCGTACCACATGGAATGACGAAGGTGAAAATAAATCGGTGACTTCGCCAATGTCAGGTGTGATCACTGCATTTGCACCTGTGACTGATGTACGTAAGACATTAACACCTGAACTTAAAAATGAAGATTCAGTGCTTGTACGTATTGATTTGTCTAAAGGTCAATTCCGTTTGGGCGGTTCGATCCTTGCGCAAGTGTATAAAGCCATTGGGTCTGTTACCCCAGATGTAGATAGTTTTGATGACTTCAAAGCTTTCTTTGCATTGGTACAAGACTGGAACAATCGTGGCTTGATCAAAGCGTATCATGACATCGGTGATGGTGGTTTACTGGCAACAGTTGCTGAAATGATGTTTGCTGCACGTCTTGGTGTAGCTTTAGAAGATCAATCAACTGAAAGTCTATTTGCCGAAGAAATTGGGGCTGTATTGCAAATTTCTAAAGCGGATTGGGCTGCATTGGCAGACGAAGTTGCAGCATCTAAATTAAAAGATGCAATAGCAGTGGTGGGTACGGTTAATGATACAGACACTTTAACTGTGAATGGTTTAAGTTTAAGCCGTGCTGAGTTACAACAAGCATGGACTGAAGTTTCTCATCAAATCCAACGCTTACGTGACAACGTAGAAACGGCAGATCAAGAATACAGCCTAATTGCTAATATAGAACATAAAGGTCTGATTGCATTACCAACATTTGACTTAAATGAACCTGTCGAAGCGCCATACATCAATGAACGTCGTCCAAACATGATGATTTTACGTGAACAAGGCGTAAATGGTCATGTGGAAATGGCTGCGGCATTTGACAAAGTGGGCTTCAACACTGTCGATGTTCACATGAGCGATTTACTCTCAGGTCGTATTGATTTAGACGACTTTGAAGGTCTAGTGGCATGTGGTGGTTTCTCTTACGGTGATGTATTGGGCGCAGGTGGCGGTTGGGCGAAATCTGTATTGTTCAATCCAAAACTACGTGATCAGTTTGAGAAATTCTTTAGCCGTGACAATACCTTTTCTGTGGGTATTTGTAATGGTTGTCAAATGCTTGCACAACTTGCGCCATTAATTCCGGGTGCAGACAATTGGCCACGTTTCCGCCGTAATACTTCAGAAATGTTTGAAGCACGTGTGGTGAATGTAAAAGTTGAAAAATCTCCATCGATTCTTTTAGAAGGTATGGAAGGTTCGATTCTTCCAATCGCCGTGGCACATGGTGAAGGTCGTGCAGAAACGTCTGCTGAAAATTTTGCATCATTGAATGCAGGCAACCAAGTAATTTTACGTTATGTAGATAGCTTGGGTAATGCAACGCAACACTATCCATTGAACCCGAATGGTTCACCTGAAGCAATTTCAGGTGTAACTTCGAAAGATGGTCGTGCAACGATTATGATGCCGCACCCTGAGCGTAACTTCCGTGCAATTCAGCATTCTTGGAAACCTGAAGAATGGACTGAGGATGGTGCATGGTTACGTATGTTCCGTAATGCCCGTAAGTTTATTGGTTAA
- a CDS encoding ABC transporter permease, translating into MSKFSNFLKQLFRDYLQTFKNIAANSSILTTMVLSIFLYSFFYPTAYKAQQAEALPIVIVDEEQSYLTHAIISQVYKSPNVKVQDITGNFEEAKHLLQQQKADGILYLPQNLSNSIARGETGGIGLYLSAAYFLKTKQIGLGLATSIENTLAEHAAKFGQISHFKAALSIHQIPLFNTLSGYGSYIFPAIAPLIIHQTILLGLCMLIAGYREKFWRASLSEFCGIYFAALTIGCLGCFYLFGFTYWLYDYPHGGNFTGMLIAVPIYLSCVIGLAMLLASFLDVSERAGHLLVFTSIPLFLLSGAAWPISAMPTWMQYFSHILPSTQGINLFIQLNQMGVPFALIMPKLIYLSTLALILLVLAFYRVAYMYKK; encoded by the coding sequence ATGTCTAAGTTCAGCAACTTTTTAAAACAGCTTTTTCGTGATTATCTACAAACTTTTAAGAATATTGCAGCAAATTCATCAATTTTAACCACAATGGTATTGTCAATTTTTTTATATAGTTTTTTCTACCCAACCGCTTACAAGGCACAACAAGCAGAAGCATTGCCTATTGTGATTGTCGATGAAGAACAAAGTTATTTAACGCATGCCATTATTAGCCAAGTCTATAAAAGTCCCAATGTGAAAGTTCAAGATATCACAGGTAATTTTGAAGAAGCAAAACACTTGCTACAACAACAAAAAGCCGATGGGATTTTGTATTTACCTCAAAATTTATCGAATAGCATTGCACGCGGTGAAACAGGTGGGATTGGACTTTATCTTAGCGCAGCATATTTTTTAAAAACCAAACAAATCGGTTTAGGTTTAGCAACATCCATCGAAAATACACTTGCCGAACATGCTGCAAAATTTGGACAAATTTCGCATTTTAAAGCTGCACTTTCAATCCATCAAATTCCTTTATTTAATACTCTTTCAGGCTATGGCAGTTATATTTTCCCTGCCATAGCTCCATTGATCATTCACCAAACCATTTTACTTGGCTTATGCATGCTCATTGCAGGTTATCGTGAAAAATTTTGGCGTGCATCGCTCAGTGAGTTCTGCGGAATTTATTTTGCAGCACTCACCATTGGTTGCCTAGGCTGTTTTTATTTATTTGGTTTTACCTATTGGCTGTATGATTATCCCCATGGTGGAAATTTCACAGGAATGCTGATTGCTGTTCCAATTTATCTCAGTTGTGTGATTGGACTTGCGATGCTGCTTGCAAGCTTTTTGGACGTGTCTGAGCGTGCAGGGCATCTGTTGGTTTTTACTTCTATTCCATTATTTTTATTGTCTGGTGCAGCTTGGCCGATCTCTGCTATGCCGACATGGATGCAATATTTTTCACATATTTTACCTTCTACACAAGGCATTAATCTGTTTATTCAACTTAATCAAATGGGTGTCCCCTTCGCTCTGATCATGCCTAAACTGATTTATTTAAGCACTTTGGCATTGATTTTATTGGTTTTAGCTTTTTATCGGGTCGCTTATATGTATAAAAAATAA
- a CDS encoding deoxyguanosinetriphosphate triphosphohydrolase has product MTQMRWLELLSTVRLGSKKQSTEQARSPFHKDYDRIIFSQSFRQLNRKTQVHPLTQHDGIHTRLTHSLEVSCIGRSLGMLAAEKIQDELPMWISPADVGAIIQAACLAHDIGNPPFGHAGEYAIREWFDDASHTDFLKDLSPEQQADVRQFEGNAQGLRLLTKIDYHPNDGGMRLTYATLGAYLKYPWLSKTIESQGNTPANKRAKFGCYQAEKEILKQIADQLGLIQLGEYQWCRHPLTYLLEAADDICYALIDLEDGIILNMLSYEEVEPIFLNLLGDYGVPAELSMPYTTWQQKIAALRGRVMKRLVDEVTTAFAKNHFQILSGQLKGSLLQYCAEDIEIGIEKAKNLAREKIFEHPQKSGLEIIAHQSLQHILDAFIPLTTPNKTLSFKDGRLMSILDRFGARFSDDHYDNIMQVLDIVSKFSDHQAYNLAQELQGNKVGFF; this is encoded by the coding sequence ATGACTCAAATGCGTTGGTTAGAACTGCTTTCCACAGTTCGTTTAGGCAGCAAAAAGCAAAGTACAGAACAGGCACGTAGCCCATTTCATAAAGACTATGATCGCATTATATTTTCTCAAAGTTTTCGACAATTGAATCGTAAAACTCAGGTTCATCCACTCACGCAACACGATGGCATTCATACACGACTTACGCATTCCTTAGAAGTATCATGTATTGGTCGTTCACTCGGCATGCTTGCGGCAGAAAAAATTCAAGATGAACTCCCGATGTGGATCTCTCCTGCCGATGTGGGTGCCATTATTCAAGCGGCTTGTTTAGCGCATGATATTGGTAATCCGCCCTTTGGACATGCAGGTGAATATGCCATTCGTGAATGGTTTGACGATGCTTCACATACCGACTTTCTAAAAGATTTAAGCCCTGAACAACAAGCCGATGTGCGTCAGTTTGAAGGCAATGCGCAAGGTCTACGTTTACTCACTAAAATTGATTATCATCCCAACGATGGGGGTATGCGTTTGACTTACGCAACCTTAGGGGCTTACTTAAAATACCCTTGGCTATCTAAGACCATCGAGTCACAAGGCAATACACCTGCCAACAAACGAGCTAAATTTGGTTGCTACCAAGCAGAAAAAGAAATTTTAAAGCAGATTGCAGATCAACTCGGTTTGATTCAACTCGGTGAATATCAATGGTGTCGTCATCCGCTGACATATTTGTTAGAAGCGGCTGATGATATTTGTTATGCCCTCATTGACCTTGAAGATGGCATTATTTTAAATATGCTGTCTTATGAAGAAGTTGAACCAATTTTCCTCAATTTGTTGGGTGATTATGGTGTGCCTGCGGAGTTGAGTATGCCTTATACCACTTGGCAACAAAAAATCGCGGCTTTGCGTGGACGTGTCATGAAACGCTTAGTTGATGAAGTCACCACGGCTTTTGCTAAAAACCATTTCCAAATCCTCTCAGGGCAGCTCAAAGGTTCGTTATTGCAGTATTGTGCTGAAGATATTGAAATTGGGATTGAAAAAGCAAAGAATTTAGCACGTGAAAAAATCTTTGAACATCCGCAAAAGTCGGGTTTAGAAATTATTGCCCATCAAAGTTTGCAACATATTTTAGATGCCTTTATCCCACTCACTACACCAAATAAGACTTTGAGTTTTAAAGATGGTCGTTTAATGTCAATTTTAGATCGCTTTGGTGCTCGTTTTAGTGATGATCATTATGACAATATTATGCAAGTTTTGGATATTGTGAGTAAGTTTTCAGATCATCAAGCGTATAATTTGGCTCAAGAACTACAAGGCAATAAGGTTGGGTTCTTTTAA
- the ruvA gene encoding Holliday junction branch migration protein RuvA: MIGCLIGEVLALEAPTVLLNVNGVGYEIDTPLSTFCQLQKGQKVTLWTHLAVREDAQLLYGFLNQQEKIIFRTLLKVNGVGPKMALGILSTLSVEMLIHTVENGDVKTLVKVPGVGAKTAERLMIELRDRFKAFSTGAAASGTSTTQIQFTGNSAVAEAEAALQSLGYKPAEAQKLVNAAKGDFTEASDIIRAALKSMNK, from the coding sequence ATGATCGGATGTCTTATTGGTGAAGTCTTAGCTTTAGAAGCACCTACTGTACTTTTAAATGTAAATGGTGTTGGCTATGAAATCGACACGCCACTTTCCACATTTTGCCAACTGCAAAAAGGGCAAAAAGTCACTTTATGGACGCATTTAGCCGTCCGTGAAGATGCACAACTCCTCTACGGCTTTTTAAACCAACAAGAAAAAATCATTTTCCGTACCTTGTTAAAAGTAAATGGCGTTGGACCTAAAATGGCTTTAGGCATTCTTTCAACTTTAAGTGTGGAAATGCTGATTCATACTGTTGAAAATGGCGATGTGAAAACCTTAGTCAAAGTTCCGGGTGTAGGTGCAAAAACTGCTGAACGCTTAATGATCGAACTACGTGATCGTTTTAAAGCATTTTCCACAGGTGCTGCGGCAAGCGGTACAAGTACCACACAAATTCAATTTACAGGCAACTCCGCTGTTGCAGAAGCCGAAGCCGCTTTACAATCTTTGGGTTATAAACCTGCGGAAGCACAAAAGCTGGTTAATGCTGCCAAAGGTGATTTTACTGAAGCAAGCGATATCATCCGTGCCGCTTTGAAGTCAATGAATAAATAA